Proteins encoded in a region of the Candidatus Methylacidithermus pantelleriae genome:
- a CDS encoding GldG family protein, with product MESNALLARPLRHQLRWNTAFTVVLATVIAAMINYLGFRYYWRKDFSQSGYYRLSEKTIHLLESLPQPVHVFVCLATSNLRSEIDNLLREYQYRGKDKLVVEHVDPALDLDRAEALAKKYNFDLRENVIIFEYKGKTKFVDEAELVEYDVTGGFLGQAPRIKAFKGEQQFTSAIQSLVEGKPAKVYFLTGHGERAINFTDAGGYGEIELRLRRENMETEVLNLAVTGSVPKDADLLIIAGPKVPLKPSEVEAIRSYLEANGKLIVLEGAREVSGLEPLLEKYGIQFHNDIVVARGRIVGLKGEVLVSVATGNSFGDHPAVRSLSGYNLQMPNARSLAASSSPNASKTTWLVRAPEAFWGETDSEEKNPQFDSGKDIAGPLTLAMVYDGGRLPGQNVRVAGARIAAIGSSSFLANQNLDGVAVDFFINLVNWMTQRELALGITPKTPQEFRLSLTPQQKLLVASLALTVFPGIALLAGISMWVSRRQ from the coding sequence ATGGAATCGAACGCTCTTCTCGCACGGCCTCTTCGGCACCAGCTGCGGTGGAATACGGCATTTACGGTGGTACTGGCGACGGTCATCGCGGCAATGATCAACTATCTGGGCTTCCGTTACTACTGGAGAAAGGATTTTTCACAAAGTGGATACTACCGTCTTTCAGAAAAAACCATTCATCTCCTGGAATCTCTCCCGCAGCCGGTCCACGTATTTGTTTGCCTGGCAACTTCCAACCTTCGCTCTGAAATTGACAATCTCCTTCGAGAATACCAGTACCGGGGCAAGGACAAATTGGTCGTCGAGCATGTAGACCCGGCGCTGGATTTGGATCGGGCAGAGGCACTGGCAAAAAAATATAACTTCGATCTTCGCGAAAACGTCATCATTTTTGAGTATAAAGGCAAAACGAAGTTCGTGGATGAAGCTGAACTGGTCGAATACGATGTGACCGGAGGCTTTCTCGGACAGGCACCCAGGATTAAGGCGTTCAAAGGCGAGCAACAGTTTACCAGTGCAATTCAATCGCTGGTAGAAGGAAAACCCGCCAAGGTTTATTTTCTGACCGGTCACGGGGAACGTGCCATTAACTTTACCGATGCAGGTGGGTACGGGGAAATCGAGCTTCGTTTGCGCCGGGAAAACATGGAGACCGAAGTACTCAACCTTGCGGTAACGGGATCCGTTCCCAAGGATGCGGATCTTTTAATCATCGCGGGCCCCAAGGTTCCCTTAAAACCTTCGGAAGTGGAGGCTATCCGATCCTACCTAGAAGCCAATGGGAAACTCATTGTGTTGGAAGGAGCCAGAGAAGTTTCAGGTCTGGAACCGTTACTGGAAAAATATGGCATCCAGTTTCACAACGATATCGTCGTAGCCCGAGGTAGGATTGTGGGGCTCAAAGGGGAAGTATTGGTGAGCGTGGCTACCGGGAACTCTTTTGGAGATCATCCCGCCGTTCGGAGCCTTTCCGGCTATAATCTCCAAATGCCAAACGCTCGGTCGTTGGCCGCAAGTTCTTCGCCCAACGCTTCCAAAACAACCTGGCTTGTCCGAGCTCCCGAGGCTTTCTGGGGAGAAACAGACTCGGAAGAAAAAAATCCGCAGTTCGATTCAGGGAAGGATATCGCGGGTCCCCTCACGCTAGCGATGGTATACGATGGAGGGCGGTTACCAGGACAAAATGTACGCGTTGCCGGGGCGAGGATCGCTGCGATCGGATCTTCGTCCTTTCTGGCTAACCAAAACCTCGACGGGGTGGCAGTTGACTTTTTCATTAACCTTGTCAATTGGATGACCCAAAGAGAACTAGCTCTCGGGATCACGCCGAAAACTCCCCAAGAGTTTCGACTGAGCCTTACCCCGCAGCAAAAACTCCTGGTCGCTTCTTTGGCTCTTACTGTTTTTCCGGGAATCGCACTTTTGGCAGGAATAAGCATGTGGGTTTCGCGACGGCAATGA
- a CDS encoding ATP-binding cassette domain-containing protein, translating into MIEVEQLTKSYAGRVVLDRISFQVTRGEVVGFLGPNGAGKTTTMRILCAYLPPTDGKVRVAGYDVVENPLAVRRHVGYMPENVPLYTDMRVEEYLEYRARLKGVPKKQLAERVAIVCEVCQLAEVRHRGIGALSKGFRQRVGLADALIHDPDLLILDEPTIGLDPHQIRSVRDLIRELGKKHTVLLSTHILSEVEATCSRVLIIHKGRIEAADTPENLSRLVRGGGSGCLRLEIQAMREEASRLLEEISGIEEVEVVDEKDSWVTLQLFAKPGEDIRDQVFDVVRQKGWRLREMSRQRASLEDVFVELTQD; encoded by the coding sequence ATGATTGAAGTCGAGCAGCTTACCAAGTCTTACGCCGGGCGCGTGGTATTGGATCGGATCAGCTTTCAAGTGACTCGAGGCGAAGTGGTAGGGTTTCTGGGGCCAAATGGTGCCGGCAAGACAACAACGATGAGGATTCTTTGCGCCTACCTGCCTCCTACCGATGGGAAGGTCCGAGTCGCCGGGTATGATGTCGTCGAAAACCCTTTGGCCGTGCGACGCCACGTGGGATACATGCCAGAAAACGTTCCGCTCTACACGGACATGCGGGTGGAGGAATACCTCGAGTACCGGGCTCGCCTCAAGGGAGTACCCAAGAAGCAATTGGCCGAAAGGGTGGCTATTGTTTGTGAGGTATGCCAACTAGCAGAGGTTCGGCACCGCGGGATCGGCGCACTTTCCAAAGGTTTTCGGCAACGGGTGGGCCTAGCGGATGCTCTTATTCATGACCCGGACTTGCTGATTCTAGACGAACCAACGATCGGGCTTGACCCACACCAGATTCGCAGCGTACGTGACCTCATCCGGGAACTCGGCAAAAAACACACCGTTCTTCTTTCAACCCACATTCTTAGCGAGGTGGAGGCCACCTGTTCTCGTGTCCTCATTATCCATAAGGGCCGGATTGAAGCGGCCGATACGCCGGAAAACTTAAGCCGCTTAGTGCGAGGAGGAGGGAGTGGGTGTTTGCGCCTGGAAATCCAGGCAATGCGGGAGGAAGCGTCGCGACTCCTAGAGGAGATTAGTGGAATCGAAGAAGTTGAGGTCGTGGATGAGAAAGATTCCTGGGTAACACTTCAGCTTTTTGCCAAACCGGGAGAGGATATCCGCGATCAGGTCTTCGACGTCGTGCGACAGAAAGGATGGCGACTCCGCGAGATGAGCCGACAGCGTGCTTCCCTAGAGGATGTGTTTGTCGAGCTAACGCAGGACTGA
- a CDS encoding hydantoinase/oxoprolinase family protein, producing the protein MLQIGIDTGGTFTDFVVADTERIWSFKLPSTPGEPERAVLDGLQQVMEAVPEAQELEVIHGTTVATNTVLERKGARTAFVTTRGFEDLLEIGRQNRRELYRLGPSKATPLVPRQWRWGLAERVLPDGLIEQELDPAEVRALLDSLRKEQIESVAVCFLFSFRKPLHEQVAGEILREAGFPVSLSCEVLPEFREYERASATVLNAYLQQKVTAYLEKLRVGVDRVARSIKRKRFWLMQSNGGWVSPTLAAQFPVRAIFSGPAAGVYGGWTVGQEAGLSRVITLDIGGTSADVSLVDGEIFRTKESTIDGLPLPLPVVDVQSVGAGGGSIAWVDAGGALRVGPQSAGADPGPLCLGRGTEPTVTDAHLVLGRLDPRSLLLGERQEALERSWKGLARFCQRFRGGSGEEDISEVAQGILEIANTHMARAIRAVSLARGWDPRDFILISFGGAGGLHACELAELFGIDEVLVPPLPGLVSAWGALCAETVLDASKTLLCEASAGSLGRWELVFEELEQKLVRELEAEGFAGGEAIFQRYCDLRYRGQSYELTVPWKASFLEEFHSLHGKRYGYAQQNWPVELVTARATVRIPKPKPKGLMVQSEICQEVRSGRAYFLGRDWPVHYVPRSALRPGDELEGPVIVTEYGGTTVIPPGWRGSVDVMGNLRIRRQSQWTRSS; encoded by the coding sequence ATGCTGCAGATTGGAATCGACACTGGGGGCACGTTTACGGACTTCGTGGTTGCTGACACGGAAAGGATTTGGTCATTCAAGCTCCCTTCGACCCCGGGCGAACCCGAACGTGCTGTCCTGGATGGATTACAACAGGTGATGGAAGCCGTGCCTGAAGCTCAGGAACTAGAAGTGATTCACGGCACAACGGTTGCCACCAATACGGTTTTGGAGCGCAAAGGGGCCCGAACGGCTTTCGTAACGACTCGTGGTTTTGAGGATCTTTTGGAGATTGGTCGGCAGAATCGACGCGAGCTTTATCGCCTGGGGCCATCGAAGGCGACTCCCCTTGTCCCCAGGCAATGGCGATGGGGTCTAGCTGAGCGTGTCCTTCCCGACGGCCTGATTGAGCAGGAGCTGGATCCGGCAGAAGTCAGGGCGCTTCTAGACTCTTTGCGGAAGGAGCAGATCGAATCGGTCGCTGTCTGCTTTCTTTTTTCCTTTCGAAAACCACTTCACGAGCAAGTGGCTGGGGAGATTCTCCGCGAAGCGGGGTTTCCTGTTTCGCTTTCCTGCGAGGTTTTACCCGAATTTCGGGAATATGAACGTGCCTCAGCGACTGTCCTTAATGCGTACCTTCAGCAAAAGGTTACCGCCTATTTAGAAAAACTGCGCGTTGGGGTAGACCGAGTCGCTCGATCGATCAAGCGAAAACGCTTTTGGCTCATGCAATCTAATGGAGGATGGGTGTCTCCGACCCTAGCGGCTCAGTTTCCTGTCCGGGCGATTTTTTCTGGTCCGGCAGCAGGCGTTTACGGTGGGTGGACCGTTGGACAAGAAGCTGGCCTTTCTCGAGTGATTACCCTGGATATTGGAGGGACCTCTGCGGATGTGAGTCTTGTGGACGGAGAAATTTTTCGAACGAAGGAATCGACCATTGATGGGTTGCCGCTTCCACTGCCAGTCGTTGACGTACAGAGCGTAGGGGCAGGGGGAGGTTCGATCGCGTGGGTAGACGCGGGTGGGGCTCTTAGGGTTGGGCCGCAAAGTGCTGGGGCTGATCCGGGTCCGCTATGTTTGGGTCGCGGTACGGAACCGACCGTAACGGATGCGCATCTGGTATTGGGGCGACTGGATCCACGGTCTTTGTTGTTGGGAGAGAGACAGGAAGCGTTGGAACGTTCATGGAAGGGTCTAGCTCGATTTTGCCAGCGTTTTCGAGGGGGAAGCGGTGAGGAAGACATTTCCGAAGTCGCACAAGGCATTTTGGAAATCGCCAATACGCACATGGCTCGAGCGATTCGGGCCGTCTCGCTCGCTCGGGGCTGGGATCCCAGAGATTTTATTCTAATAAGCTTTGGAGGGGCCGGTGGACTTCATGCGTGTGAACTGGCAGAGCTTTTCGGGATCGACGAAGTACTGGTTCCTCCGCTTCCGGGTCTTGTTTCTGCTTGGGGTGCTCTTTGTGCCGAAACCGTATTAGATGCTTCGAAGACACTCCTATGCGAGGCTAGTGCTGGTTCGTTAGGAAGGTGGGAGTTGGTGTTCGAAGAACTGGAGCAAAAACTTGTGCGGGAACTTGAGGCAGAAGGCTTTGCGGGGGGAGAGGCCATTTTCCAAAGGTACTGTGACCTCCGCTACCGTGGCCAATCGTATGAGCTTACGGTGCCCTGGAAAGCCAGCTTCTTGGAAGAATTTCACAGCCTTCATGGCAAGCGGTACGGTTATGCGCAACAGAACTGGCCCGTGGAACTGGTGACAGCGCGGGCAACAGTGCGTATCCCGAAACCCAAACCGAAAGGCCTCATGGTCCAAAGCGAAATCTGCCAAGAGGTAAGAAGCGGGCGAGCCTACTTTTTGGGAAGAGATTGGCCGGTCCATTACGTGCCACGAAGTGCTCTGCGGCCAGGAGATGAGTTAGAGGGTCCGGTGATCGTGACAGAATACGGCGGGACCACGGTGATCCCTCCCGGCTGGCGTGGGTCGGTCGATGTGATGGGTAACCTTAGGATTAGGAGACAAAGCCAATGGACGCGGTCCAGCTAG
- a CDS encoding DUF4340 domain-containing protein yields the protein MGFATAMRTPWDNFRSSLILLTLALALFSYIYLVERHQKSTEEIQRSEQNLFDVVPEKVQWLRITNAQGTITLQRQGSQWLIVEPIRTEADESAVDRLLMELEILQTRRKIRYEQLPDGENTLKQWGLENPVLRLEFRTDSNVHTLVVGRKTAVSDLVYARASLARTAPVHLINASSLEALNKKLDDLRSRVVLKFDPMTVRSFGVQETQAAPSSGIAKEWEVGRIGERWSIQKPLVCRADKDQVETWLNRLYLLRVKKFVSDEPAALAPYGLDAPSAQIWILSGGEKNRLTLLIGSATKDQPDEVYAKLLKGSGIFTLSKNAVTEILEGFSQLRDRHVLPPLDWNKLSELEIKTSNVSLELSRHGDGWIVQAPTHPQVDGARVETLLSHLRDLQARDFVEGASPELVSYGFETPTATVALTFSKGSSPERLSIFVGKEEKGDLYCKNSLEPFVYRVSSELLKVLPHESWEWRKPSVFSFRPEEIRSLSLSATDGRSVHVRKKDNGLFVADGSSVSPEKLAAQLDHMCQWKAVRWMALAQVQSSLENPQYRLVIQTNHPVTVRVSPPGANGSRTALIEGDTAAFELSQSDAQLLEELLAAASPATSKAALAR from the coding sequence GTGGGTTTCGCGACGGCAATGAGGACACCCTGGGACAACTTCCGATCGAGCTTGATTCTTTTAACTCTAGCCCTTGCGCTCTTTAGTTACATTTATCTTGTCGAGCGGCACCAAAAATCCACGGAAGAGATCCAGCGCTCGGAACAAAATCTTTTTGATGTCGTTCCCGAGAAAGTTCAGTGGCTTCGGATCACCAATGCTCAGGGAACCATAACCTTGCAACGACAAGGTTCCCAGTGGTTGATTGTTGAACCGATTCGCACGGAGGCCGACGAAAGTGCCGTGGATCGGCTTCTCATGGAGTTAGAGATTCTCCAAACCCGAAGAAAGATTCGTTACGAACAGCTACCAGACGGGGAGAATACCCTGAAACAATGGGGCCTGGAAAATCCCGTGCTGCGCCTGGAATTTCGTACGGATTCTAATGTCCATACTCTGGTTGTGGGCCGAAAAACGGCGGTCAGCGATCTTGTCTATGCTCGAGCGTCCCTTGCCCGGACCGCACCGGTGCATCTTATCAATGCGTCAAGCCTGGAGGCCCTTAATAAGAAACTGGATGATTTGCGAAGCCGGGTCGTTCTTAAATTCGACCCAATGACCGTGCGCAGTTTTGGCGTACAGGAGACTCAGGCAGCTCCATCCTCTGGCATAGCGAAGGAATGGGAAGTAGGCCGGATAGGGGAACGCTGGAGCATTCAAAAGCCTTTGGTATGCCGAGCCGATAAAGATCAAGTCGAAACTTGGCTCAACCGTCTCTATCTTCTGCGAGTCAAAAAATTCGTCTCTGATGAACCTGCCGCGTTAGCCCCGTACGGTTTGGATGCTCCCTCTGCTCAGATCTGGATTCTTTCGGGCGGCGAAAAGAATCGTCTGACGCTTCTCATTGGTTCCGCCACCAAGGATCAACCGGACGAGGTTTATGCAAAGCTTCTGAAAGGATCGGGGATTTTCACCCTATCGAAAAATGCCGTAACAGAGATTCTCGAGGGATTTTCGCAATTGCGTGACCGGCACGTCCTGCCCCCATTGGATTGGAATAAACTTTCAGAACTGGAAATTAAGACCTCCAACGTCTCTCTGGAGCTTTCTCGACATGGTGACGGTTGGATTGTCCAAGCACCCACTCACCCGCAAGTAGATGGAGCGCGTGTAGAGACCCTGCTTTCTCACCTCCGGGATCTTCAAGCGCGGGATTTCGTAGAAGGCGCATCGCCAGAACTGGTTTCTTACGGGTTTGAAACCCCCACAGCAACTGTGGCGCTAACGTTTTCGAAAGGGTCATCCCCGGAGCGACTATCCATCTTTGTGGGGAAGGAAGAAAAAGGAGATCTTTATTGCAAAAATTCCTTAGAACCTTTCGTTTACCGCGTAAGTTCTGAGCTTCTCAAAGTTCTCCCTCACGAATCCTGGGAATGGCGCAAGCCCAGTGTTTTTTCGTTCCGGCCCGAAGAAATTCGTTCCCTTTCGCTTTCTGCTACCGATGGCCGGTCAGTGCACGTTCGCAAGAAGGATAATGGGCTTTTTGTCGCCGACGGTTCTTCCGTTAGCCCCGAGAAGCTTGCTGCGCAGCTGGACCATATGTGTCAATGGAAGGCAGTTCGTTGGATGGCACTGGCCCAAGTACAGAGCTCCCTCGAGAACCCTCAGTACCGGCTGGTCATTCAGACCAACCATCCCGTAACGGTGCGCGTCAGCCCGCCTGGGGCCAATGGGTCCCGAACCGCCCTCATCGAGGGAGACACCGCAGCCTTCGAGCTTTCTCAGTCAGATGCCCAGCTATTGGAAGAGCTCCTGGCTGCCGCAAGCCCGGCCACAAGCAAAGCTGCGCTTGCACGATAA
- a CDS encoding DUF3455 domain-containing protein: MRFKFFFALDRVLLNLFVFFLTQVCVFGEGVLPLPRHSSIVGVALAEGYQVYRASANPPPTGGSVPQWELIGPEATLYDSSHRVIGRHVPGPRWSFRDGTRLKGKLPPITLVPAKNPKDLPWLLLRVHGEKGRGLLAKATHVARLDTHGGVAPALPPRNQAQVIKIPYRATYLFLSSSAFSYKKSFGW, encoded by the coding sequence ATGCGCTTCAAGTTTTTCTTCGCCCTGGATCGAGTTCTTTTAAACCTTTTCGTTTTCTTTCTCACGCAGGTGTGCGTCTTTGGGGAAGGTGTTTTACCTCTACCTCGGCACAGCTCTATTGTCGGGGTCGCGCTTGCCGAAGGTTACCAAGTTTACCGTGCTTCTGCGAACCCACCTCCAACCGGCGGCAGTGTTCCTCAGTGGGAGCTTATTGGGCCGGAGGCGACCCTTTACGATAGTAGCCACCGGGTGATTGGGAGGCATGTTCCAGGTCCTCGCTGGTCGTTTCGCGATGGCACACGACTGAAAGGCAAGCTCCCGCCAATCACGTTGGTTCCGGCAAAAAACCCGAAAGACCTTCCGTGGTTACTGCTTCGCGTGCACGGTGAGAAGGGTCGCGGACTGTTGGCAAAAGCGACTCACGTTGCCCGGCTGGACACCCACGGGGGAGTAGCTCCCGCTTTGCCACCCAGGAATCAGGCCCAGGTGATAAAGATCCCGTACCGCGCCACCTATCTCTTTTTGTCTTCTTCGGCTTTTTCTTACAAAAAGTCTTTTGGTTGGTAG
- a CDS encoding ParA family protein, which yields MRVFAVANQKGGVGKTTTAINLAACLAEMGHATLLVDLDPQANATSGLGFIPNAGESVYSVLLGRKTVEQQVRPTAYARLALLPSELNVAGCEIEMAQNDEFRGRLYQLLRSLPVVFPHEFIFLDCPPSLGIVMTTAIASADAVLVPLQCEYFALEGLTRVFQILQELGNPRENPPSRLFGVIMTMFDVRTNLSQQVVEDVRRHLGPLVFDTVIPRSVRLAEAPSYGKPIIAYDTAGTAAQAYRKLAREFLVRVQKKTITTPPSGYSKGVSQPTYG from the coding sequence ATGAGGGTCTTTGCGGTAGCTAATCAAAAGGGCGGCGTCGGCAAAACGACCACCGCCATCAACCTTGCAGCCTGTCTTGCAGAGATGGGGCACGCCACCCTGTTGGTGGACCTAGACCCTCAAGCCAATGCCACTAGTGGTCTAGGATTTATCCCCAACGCTGGAGAGAGCGTTTACTCTGTCCTCCTTGGCAGGAAAACGGTCGAGCAGCAGGTCCGCCCTACCGCCTATGCCAGGCTCGCCCTTCTACCTTCGGAGCTCAATGTGGCCGGTTGCGAGATTGAAATGGCTCAAAATGACGAATTCCGAGGCCGTCTCTACCAACTTCTTCGCTCCCTTCCAGTTGTCTTCCCCCACGAGTTCATTTTTCTCGATTGTCCTCCTTCCCTCGGGATTGTCATGACTACCGCAATAGCCAGCGCCGATGCGGTCTTGGTCCCGCTCCAGTGCGAGTATTTTGCTCTCGAAGGACTGACAAGGGTCTTTCAAATCCTCCAGGAGCTTGGAAACCCAAGGGAAAATCCCCCCAGTAGGCTATTCGGTGTGATCATGACGATGTTTGACGTGCGCACGAACCTAAGCCAGCAGGTGGTCGAAGATGTCCGGCGCCATTTAGGTCCCCTTGTCTTTGACACGGTCATACCGCGGAGCGTCCGTTTAGCGGAAGCACCAAGCTACGGCAAGCCCATCATTGCTTATGATACAGCGGGGACCGCAGCCCAAGCGTACCGAAAACTTGCTCGAGAATTTCTCGTTCGGGTTCAGAAAAAAACGATAACCACCCCTCCATCCGGTTATTCGAAGGGAGTATCCCAACCAACGTACGGCTAA
- a CDS encoding hydantoinase B/oxoprolinase family protein, with amino-acid sequence MDAVQLGIFRALLEAVPEEMGIVLRRTGFSPNIKERRDYSCAIFDRHARLVAQGDHMPVHLGSLPAAVSEIVRRMPILEPGDVAIANDPFAGGTHLPDLTMVSAVYAPDEDTPVFYVASRAHHSDVGGMTPGSMGLCREVFQEGLRIPPVLLWKKGVLQNDIWQLVLANVRTPWEREGDLLAQRAANEAGEGRLRVLMKRYGVSQLSEAMEALLDYSERFLRVELSRVPPGSYEAEDYLDDDGFSEAPVKIAVRMVFFGDRAEIDFSGSSPQCPSGVNATEAVTISCVFYVVRSLFTPDAPANSGLLRPLTLHIPQGTVVAATYPCAVGAGNVETSQRIVDTLLKALFKAVPDRVPAASQGTMNNFAFGGRDPRSGRLFAYYETIGGGMGGGPLGPGDSAVHTHMTNSLNTPVEAVEHEFPVRIRAYHVRKGSGGAGRFRGGDGIHREIEFLTHAWVSILSDRRRFAPYGLQGGEPASCGRNTLQTKDGQVQVLPGKISFEVGPHNRVSIETPGGGGWGLP; translated from the coding sequence ATGGACGCGGTCCAGCTAGGCATTTTTCGGGCGCTTCTTGAAGCCGTGCCGGAAGAGATGGGGATCGTGCTCCGTCGCACAGGCTTTTCCCCAAATATTAAGGAACGACGAGACTACTCATGCGCCATCTTTGACCGCCACGCAAGGTTGGTGGCCCAAGGAGACCACATGCCGGTCCACTTGGGTTCCCTCCCGGCCGCGGTTTCCGAAATTGTGCGGCGGATGCCCATCTTGGAACCTGGTGATGTGGCCATTGCTAATGATCCATTCGCGGGGGGAACCCATCTGCCGGATCTAACGATGGTAAGCGCGGTCTATGCACCCGACGAGGATACACCGGTCTTTTATGTTGCCAGCCGCGCCCATCATAGTGACGTGGGCGGGATGACGCCCGGTTCCATGGGGTTGTGTCGAGAAGTTTTTCAAGAAGGCCTCCGGATTCCCCCCGTGCTTCTTTGGAAAAAAGGGGTATTGCAGAACGACATTTGGCAACTGGTTCTTGCCAATGTTCGAACCCCATGGGAGAGGGAAGGGGATCTTTTAGCGCAACGAGCGGCCAATGAAGCCGGCGAAGGTCGGCTTCGCGTTCTCATGAAACGGTATGGTGTCAGCCAGCTTTCGGAAGCCATGGAGGCCCTTTTAGACTACTCGGAACGTTTTCTACGCGTAGAACTTTCCCGAGTCCCTCCGGGGAGCTATGAGGCAGAAGATTATTTGGACGACGACGGATTTTCCGAAGCACCGGTGAAAATCGCCGTTCGGATGGTGTTTTTTGGCGATCGAGCGGAGATTGATTTTTCTGGTTCTTCTCCCCAATGCCCAAGTGGCGTAAACGCGACTGAGGCCGTAACGATTTCGTGTGTTTTTTACGTAGTTCGCTCGTTATTTACGCCAGATGCGCCAGCCAATTCAGGTCTCTTGCGTCCGCTGACCCTTCACATTCCGCAAGGAACGGTGGTGGCAGCTACCTATCCTTGCGCCGTGGGGGCGGGGAATGTGGAGACTTCCCAGCGTATTGTCGACACCCTATTGAAAGCCCTTTTCAAGGCGGTGCCGGATCGCGTTCCTGCAGCAAGCCAAGGCACAATGAATAACTTCGCCTTCGGGGGACGTGACCCGCGGTCGGGCCGACTTTTTGCCTACTATGAAACCATCGGTGGGGGAATGGGTGGAGGCCCCCTCGGACCAGGTGACAGTGCGGTTCACACCCACATGACCAATTCCCTCAACACCCCCGTTGAAGCTGTGGAACACGAGTTTCCGGTCCGAATTCGGGCTTATCACGTGCGGAAGGGTTCGGGAGGGGCTGGACGCTTTCGAGGGGGGGATGGTATCCATCGTGAAATCGAATTTCTCACCCACGCTTGGGTTTCGATTCTTTCCGACCGGCGTCGCTTCGCTCCGTATGGGCTGCAGGGAGGAGAGCCTGCCTCTTGTGGTCGTAACACGCTTCAAACTAAAGATGGGCAGGTGCAAGTCCTCCCTGGAAAAATCTCTTTTGAAGTGGGACCTCACAATCGTGTGAGTATTGAAACGCCTGGAGGAGGGGGATGGGGTCTCCCCTAG
- a CDS encoding cyclase family protein: MKHKALIFSTWVSLGTFLLPVCGQAQSIIDLTYPFDRRTIYWPTEQGFRFWYKRFGLTNRGYFYAAGEFCAPEHGGTHMDAPLHFSRSGATADQVPLKACIGPACVVDFSNRSAKNPDATLQVSDIRRYESRYGRIPDGAIVVARSGWGKFWGNRRKYLGSDRPGDITHLHFPGFSVEAVRFLLRERQVAALAIDTASMDPGNALEFPVHRLWLGAGRPGFENLAHAELLPPRGATLYCAPMKIGGGTGAPARIFAVVP, translated from the coding sequence ATGAAGCATAAAGCGCTCATCTTCTCCACGTGGGTGTCGTTAGGGACCTTCCTTTTGCCTGTGTGCGGACAGGCCCAAAGCATTATCGATCTTACCTATCCCTTTGATCGAAGAACGATCTATTGGCCAACAGAACAAGGGTTCCGCTTCTGGTACAAGCGCTTCGGTCTGACCAACCGGGGATACTTTTACGCAGCTGGCGAGTTTTGTGCACCCGAACACGGGGGAACCCACATGGACGCGCCGCTTCACTTTTCGCGCAGCGGTGCAACTGCGGACCAGGTTCCCCTCAAGGCCTGTATTGGGCCTGCATGCGTCGTCGATTTCTCAAATCGCTCGGCGAAAAACCCCGACGCCACCCTTCAAGTTTCCGACATCCGCCGTTATGAATCCCGGTACGGTCGCATCCCCGATGGAGCGATCGTGGTAGCCCGCTCTGGGTGGGGTAAGTTTTGGGGCAACCGCCGGAAGTATCTAGGGAGCGATCGTCCGGGGGATATAACTCACCTACACTTTCCAGGATTTTCCGTTGAGGCGGTCCGGTTTCTTCTTCGGGAACGTCAGGTAGCTGCACTGGCTATAGACACAGCTAGCATGGACCCTGGCAACGCACTGGAGTTCCCAGTGCACCGGTTATGGCTCGGAGCCGGCCGGCCTGGTTTTGAAAATCTAGCCCACGCGGAGCTCCTGCCTCCACGGGGAGCGACTCTCTACTGCGCGCCCATGAAGATTGGAGGCGGCACGGGAGCGCCAGCCCGAATTTTTGCCGTTGTTCCGTAG
- a CDS encoding ABC transporter permease subunit, translated as MKTWIQYRRELKAFFVSPVAYLVLFACSLINGASFTFWLYYLTYSNTRDFNILQACTNAFFFWFLLLIQVPLITMRSFAEEYKLGTIELLLTAPITEWEVVAAKFLATFTFFLVLWTPLPFCLGILRWVNAQPLGIGTGMTLLPFFLLCLIGMFFISIGLFCSSLTRNQVIAAILAFAAIFLVFSSSFLVYLGVGSSTREIVTYLSFLDQMDAFSRGVFDSRPVVLYVTATFLFLFLTERALVWRRLAD; from the coding sequence ATGAAAACTTGGATTCAATACCGGCGGGAACTTAAGGCCTTTTTTGTTTCTCCTGTTGCCTATCTTGTCCTTTTTGCTTGTTCTCTCATTAATGGAGCAAGTTTCACCTTCTGGCTCTATTACTTAACCTATAGCAACACGCGCGACTTCAACATCCTACAAGCCTGTACCAACGCGTTTTTCTTCTGGTTTTTACTTCTCATCCAAGTCCCTCTGATTACCATGCGCTCTTTTGCCGAGGAGTACAAGCTAGGAACCATTGAGCTTTTGTTGACCGCCCCAATTACCGAATGGGAGGTCGTGGCGGCCAAGTTCCTTGCCACGTTCACCTTTTTTCTTGTGTTGTGGACGCCGCTTCCGTTTTGCCTTGGCATTCTTCGATGGGTCAATGCTCAGCCCCTGGGAATTGGAACCGGAATGACGTTGCTTCCCTTTTTCCTCCTATGCCTCATTGGCATGTTCTTTATTTCGATCGGCCTTTTCTGCTCTTCCCTCACTCGGAACCAGGTGATCGCGGCAATTTTAGCCTTCGCAGCCATTTTTTTGGTCTTCTCGTCCAGTTTCCTCGTCTACTTAGGCGTGGGGAGTAGCACACGGGAAATCGTTACCTATCTTTCCTTCCTGGATCAGATGGACGCCTTTTCCCGAGGCGTTTTTGATTCGCGGCCCGTGGTTCTCTACGTAACCGCTACCTTCCTTTTCCTATTTCTGACGGAGCGCGCGCTCGTCTGGCGCAGGCTGGCGGACTAA